One window of the Janthinobacterium sp. PAMC25594 genome contains the following:
- a CDS encoding LysR family transcriptional regulator, with protein MLERIHLSIVQQVEKQGSLTAAAGVLHLTQSALSHSMKKLEQQLGTDVWLREGRNLRLTQAGQYLLAVANRVLPQLDLAEERLGQFAQGERGALRIGMECHPCYQWLLKIVSPYLAAWPDVDVDVKQKFQFGGIGALFGYEIDLLVTPDPLYKPGLTFEPVFDYEQVLVVAKGHALASAAYVKPQQLTQEVLISYPVDIERLDIYNQFLLPAGVTPKRHKAIETTDIMLQMVASGRGVAALPRWLVEEYAAKMDVVPVRLGARGIAKQIFLGARETDTAIDYVRAFIALARQPASVMAQGGDAKTLDASR; from the coding sequence ATGCTTGAACGCATCCACCTCAGCATCGTCCAGCAGGTCGAAAAACAAGGCTCGTTGACGGCCGCCGCAGGCGTGCTGCACCTGACCCAGTCGGCCCTGAGCCACAGCATGAAGAAGCTGGAGCAGCAACTGGGCACCGACGTCTGGCTGCGCGAAGGGCGCAACCTGCGCCTGACGCAGGCCGGCCAGTACTTGCTGGCGGTGGCGAACCGGGTGCTGCCGCAATTGGACCTGGCCGAAGAGCGCCTGGGGCAATTCGCGCAGGGCGAGCGCGGTGCGTTGCGCATCGGCATGGAATGCCACCCTTGCTACCAGTGGCTGCTCAAGATCGTTTCTCCGTATCTGGCCGCATGGCCCGATGTGGATGTGGACGTCAAGCAGAAGTTCCAGTTCGGCGGCATCGGCGCGCTGTTCGGCTACGAGATCGACCTGCTGGTCACGCCCGACCCGCTGTACAAGCCGGGGCTGACATTCGAACCCGTGTTCGACTATGAGCAGGTGCTGGTCGTGGCCAAGGGCCATGCCCTGGCGTCGGCGGCGTATGTGAAGCCGCAGCAACTGACTCAGGAAGTGCTCATCAGCTACCCCGTGGACATCGAGCGCCTGGATATTTACAATCAATTCCTCTTGCCGGCCGGTGTCACGCCCAAGCGCCACAAAGCCATTGAAACGACCGACATCATGCTGCAGATGGTGGCCAGCGGCCGCGGTGTGGCCGCCCTGCCGCGCTGGCTGGTCGAAGAATACGCAGCCAAGATGGACGTGGTGCCGGTGCGGCTGGGCGCGCGCGGTATCGCCAAGCAGATCTTCCTGGGCGCACGCGAGACGGACACCGCCATCGACTACGTGCGCGCCTTCATCGCACTGGCGCGCCAGCCGGCCAGCGTCATGGCGCAAGGAGGCGATGCTAAAACCCTTGACGCATCCCGATAA
- a CDS encoding pentapeptide repeat-containing protein, which produces MLDEHTQWLEIYTKLEENALQIEINNRDDTKKANLCNANLVNAQLKYARLNGASLRGANLSGADLGGAQLVGADLSGVVARGASMSNAALVDANFSGADLTYADLSYAIIAGANMDKANVARTRFALYDIKLAGHADNLPDKEAFSRVHNMAEIRLDPSLSTTSQFVLLREEFKKTGKRDQERALTAALKRMEARHASRLERWFYFVAFDLTTEFGASPGRPLKILAYLMIAFAFPYLFALSRTNGAGIWIVWPKERLEQGVGNNTPARLHKTGIRAILTAFYFSLLSAASIGWKDLSFGNWISRIQPTESALRATGWVRSISGIQSVISVYLLALWALTYFARPFE; this is translated from the coding sequence TTGCTTGATGAACATACACAGTGGCTGGAAATTTACACGAAGCTTGAAGAAAACGCCTTGCAGATCGAAATTAATAATCGAGACGATACAAAAAAGGCGAATCTCTGTAATGCGAATCTTGTAAATGCACAACTGAAGTACGCTCGGCTCAACGGTGCGAGTTTGCGAGGAGCAAATCTAAGTGGCGCGGACCTGGGTGGTGCACAGCTGGTGGGCGCAGATCTGTCTGGCGTGGTCGCGCGCGGTGCATCTATGTCGAATGCCGCGCTGGTTGACGCCAACTTCAGCGGTGCTGACTTAACTTACGCCGACTTGTCCTACGCTATCATCGCCGGGGCGAATATGGATAAAGCCAATGTTGCCAGGACCCGCTTTGCCCTCTATGACATAAAGCTCGCTGGCCACGCGGATAACCTCCCCGATAAAGAAGCCTTTTCTCGGGTTCATAACATGGCTGAGATCCGGCTCGATCCTTCGTTAAGCACAACGTCACAGTTTGTACTGTTGCGTGAAGAATTTAAGAAAACTGGTAAGCGCGATCAGGAGCGCGCGCTCACTGCGGCGCTTAAGCGTATGGAGGCGCGACACGCGTCGAGGCTGGAAAGGTGGTTCTACTTTGTAGCGTTTGATTTGACGACGGAATTTGGCGCCTCACCGGGTCGGCCGCTTAAGATTCTTGCGTACTTAATGATAGCGTTCGCTTTTCCGTACCTGTTCGCCTTGTCGAGGACCAACGGTGCCGGGATTTGGATTGTCTGGCCAAAAGAACGCCTGGAACAAGGCGTTGGTAACAACACTCCTGCCCGACTTCACAAGACTGGAATCCGTGCCATTCTAACCGCCTTCTACTTTAGCCTACTCTCGGCCGCTAGTATAGGCTGGAAAGATCTCAGCTTCGGGAATTGGATATCGAGGATTCAACCCACCGAATCTGCTTTACGCGCTACCGGCTGGGTAAGAAGTATTTCTGGAATCCAATCAGTAATTAGCGTATATCTGCTCGCCCTTTGGGCGTTGACATACTTCGCGAGACCATTCGAATGA